GGACCCATTTCCTCCTTTGAAGGGCTTATCATGGTTGCAACCCAATAGGCGACCGAGTGATGGTGCCATTCGTGATCTGACCAGCAGCAAAAGGCCATGACATGATCAGCTTCCAATCTCCACCCAGCAATAACCCCGAGAAAAGGATAACGGCGCGTAATCACGCGCTGGACTCACTGTGCTCAGAAACTAGTATGGAAGCCTTTCGTTATTATTACGTTCTCGCTCCTCCCttgtcttttccccttttctgCGGGCGCAGGCAAAGAACGCTGCGTTCACCTATAGCCTAACTCTGTTCGTTATCATTATGATCAGGATAGTCTCAATCTGAAGCTATGAGACTTGTCTTATTTCGGTCAAAGCGGTGTAGTATAGTAGCATAACTATATTTTGGGAAACTAAGATACACGTATTGCCTGTACAGCTCACAATTATCCAGACTTTCCTACGATAGGGGAAGAGGGCGTGAGCCTGCTCCTACGCCCAGGGTTCATATGTTCTAATCCAGTTACGACAGCAGTCCTCAACAAAGCCAAACAAGGGATTGGACGTCAAGAGAAACGAGGGCGAAACGATGCTCGTCCTTCAAAGCCAGATCAGAAATCTTCAACAGACAAAGGCAATATGGCACAAGAGAAGGACACGGAAGTAGCAAGAGAATGGGGGGGTGGGgaatgaaagagaaaaaagaagacaaaggaaaCTCGTCTCACGCGTCGTATATTGTCAGGGGTTACGTGTAAGAAAATgcataatcataatcatcaaAAGGTCATCTGCGCTGAAGGGGCATGTTGAATGGGTATCTctcaagagaaaaagaaagaaaacaaagtAAAAGGAATAGGCCATATTTAAATCATATTGCCATTCATGTTCACAGAGGCTCCACGTTTCAGAGCCTTCGCAAGCATGAGTTCTCGCATCCAGTCAATACGTTCATCTCGGGTCTTCACGGCAAAGTGGTGACTCTTGCCACTGTGCAAAAATAGAGCCTTCTTATCAACAGTATTGCCGCTCCCAGATGCTGGAATCAAAGAGAACCCAAAGGCTGAGTCTGTAAGGCCATCGGGTTTGCGTTTAAGCACGGTCTTTTTGAATGCGGCAGTCAACTTGGAGTTGGAGGCTAACGATGAGCAAGCAACGGCGTAGTCATCCACATCAATGTACTCCAGGGCTTTGGAACGGCGATGAGCCGACTCTTCGTCTGTATGCATCGCCAGTTGTGTTCCTTGGAGAGTAAAGTGATGGTCCTCCCACTCGTGGCGCAGGAGACGAGTCGTCTTTCGTTTCTTCATCCATCCGCTGTGGGTGACATCGTTGGGGGACCGTCTACCAGGCGAAAGGAGATTTCTCCGTTCCCATGCCTTTTGCAAGTCTTCCGGTGTGTCAATCGGATTAACTGCGCGGCGCTCATCGAGGGGTTTCAAGGTCGGAATAATGTTATGGGAGCTCTCTCTGCGACGTCCTCCCCCCTGACTGGAAGAAGGCCGGCGAATGGGATCAGCAAGGACATGGCGGTTTGAACCAAAGCGCATGTTTGGAGGGACGGATTGAGATTCCTCCCTTGGAACTAGGCCGATCGGGAAAGCAGTCATAGGGGCATCCGCTTCAGACACCGGAGTCTCCTGGCCATAATGTGGATCGACGCGGTAAAAATCACCAGGGGATGAGTCTACGCCATAAGCATACTTCTGCCCTCGAGGTATGGCTGTCGGGTAGTCATCATCATAGTAAGGCTTCTTGCGCACCACAGAAGGTATGGCAGTCCGCTGAGATGATAGGTTTGGGGTAAAGTCcaagtcatcatcgtccGGGGTAGCAGGGATCTGCAGTTTTGGTAGGTTTCGGAGGTTCTCAGTGAGAGGATTGCCCTTGACTGATGCCGGAGACTCGGATTCTGGCGAAGGAAGCACTTCTTTTGGTGGAGTCCCCGGTTCATTCACCGGCTGCAATTTGTTTAATTGCTGGAAACTCAAAAAGTTTCGAACATTTTCCTGTGGGTCCCTAGGCTGGACCTCCCTAAGCTTCTCCTTTGATAACGGGAAGCCGGATTTATCAATAGGCCCCATCACATCAGATGAAGCA
The sequence above is a segment of the Aspergillus flavus chromosome 4, complete sequence genome. Coding sequences within it:
- the hamI gene encoding hamI; amino-acid sequence: MPPQMQLQMQPQVQPQTQRHSFIGQDLAPNEFDAPRWTPDDVSRWLQINRFDDSIIQTFFTNDISGFILLELQTQDLKELGIQSFGKRRMLMGAIQNLRNSASAGARAAQNDSYAREAPPTPFTASTLSSECQSNRATDDDGSRRKNNSSRGRRHRDNDQSYKVQEDRPGEPVSIVAIEEVLPKLHSCSKGENCRKWQKQQARLAQMAKDLPIGTLNGRFVLMGDPGNPATAPNLIKTPGSEITPSLVASSDVMGPIDKSGFPLSKEKLREVQPRDPQENVRNFLSFQQLNKLQPVNEPGTPPKEVLPSPESESPASVKGNPLTENLRNLPKLQIPATPDDDDLDFTPNLSSQRTAIPSVVRKKPYYDDDYPTAIPRGQKYAYGVDSSPGDFYRVDPHYGQETPVSEADAPMTAFPIGLVPREESQSVPPNMRFGSNRHVLADPIRRPSSSQGGGRRRESSHNIIPTLKPLDERRAVNPIDTPEDLQKAWERRNLLSPGRRSPNDVTHSGWMKKRKTTRLLRHEWEDHHFTLQGTQLAMHTDEESAHRRSKALEYIDVDDYAVACSSLASNSKLTAAFKKTVLKRKPDGLTDSAFGFSLIPASGSGNTVDKKALFLHSGKSHHFAVKTRDERIDWMRELMLAKALKRGASVNMNGNMI